In Erigeron canadensis isolate Cc75 chromosome 6, C_canadensis_v1, whole genome shotgun sequence, the following are encoded in one genomic region:
- the LOC122602543 gene encoding E3 ubiquitin-protein ligase PUB23-like — MEIETEVPSHFLCPISMQLMKDPVTISTGITYDKESIERWLFTCKKSTCPVTKQTLCDIDIYLTPNHTLRRLIQSWCTKNSIDHGLYPLPSPKKPVDRYQIIKLLNDAKRYPQKQIKYLKKMRSIVQASNESKMCMDAGSGLVEFLTMIILKESNDNGFVSEASDEALTVLHHIQCTDFQLRKLVHQNESAFFNALLHVMRSGSVQSRLNAITLLRSLFKVMNPTQIASASPLLFNETVRILKKDVSQKTLKLSLELVVDIVRWGRNRIKAAESGMVSVLVELLIDNTDRRGCELMLVTLEQICRCAEGRAKLVEHGAGVAIVSKKILRVSHLASDRAVRILCLVCRFSATYKVVQEMIEVGVVSKLCLMIQVECNERTKERVKQILTLHSGVWKDASCIPAHLLSSYPSL; from the coding sequence ATGGAGATTGAAACAGAAGTCCCATCACATTTTCTATGCCCAATCTCCATGCAACTCATGAAAGATCCAGTCACAATATCAACTGGTATTACTTATGATAAAGAAAGCATAGAAAGATGGTTGTTTACATGCAAAAAAAGCACTTGTCCGGTCACCAAACAAACATTATGTGACATTGATATATATCTAACCCCTAACCACACCCTTCGCCGGTTGATCCAGTCATGGTGCACCAAGAACTCAATTGATCATGGTCTTTATCCGCTCCCATCACCGAAAAAGCCGGTGGATAGATATCAAATAATTAAGCTTCTTAATGATGCAAAAAGATACCCACAAAAACAGATCAAGTACTTGAAAAAAATGAGATCAATCGTTCAAGCAAGCAATGAAAGCAAAATGTGCATGGATGCTGGTTCAGGTTTGGTTGAGTTTTTAACCatgataatattaaaagaaagtaATGATAATGGCTTCGTGAGTGAAGCAAGTGATGAAGCCCTAACTGTGCTCCATCACATTCAGTGCACGGACTTTCAATTACGAAAGCTCGTGCATCAGAATGAATCTGCATTTTTTAATGCGTTATTGCATGTGATGAGATCTGGAAGTGTCCAATCTCGTTTAAATGCAATAACGCTTTTAAGATCTCttttcaaagtgatgaaccctACACAGATTGCTAGTGCATCACCACTACTGTTCAATGAAACGGTTAGAATCTTGAAAAAGGATGTTTCTCAAAAAACTCTTAAACTTTCATTAGAGCTTGTAGTTGATATCGTAAGATGGGGTAGAAACCGAATAAAGGCAGCCGAATCAGGGATGGTTTCGGTTCTTGTAGAGCTTCTCATTGACAACACGGACCGACGTGGCTGCGAGCTAATGTTGGTGACATTAGAGCAGATTTGCCGGTGTGCGGAGGGACGAGCCAAGTTAGTTGAACATGGGGCAGGGGTAGCGATAGTTTCAAAGAAGATCTTGAGGGTTTCTCATTTGGCAAGTGATAGAGCAGTGAGAATATTGTGTTTGGTTTGTAGGTTCTCAGCAACTTATAAAGTTGTTCAAGAAATGATTGAAGTGGGTGTGGTTTCTAAGCTATGCTTGATGATTCAAGTTGAATGTAATGAGAGAACTAAAGAGAGAGTGAAGCAAATTCTTACATTGCATTCTGGGGTTTGGAAAGATGCTTCTTGTATTCCTGCTCATTTGCTTTCATCTTATCCTTCCTTATGA
- the LOC122604301 gene encoding ATP-dependent DNA helicase PIF1-like — protein MILDVDQLQNLALKQIEMILQANGMSLKNFGSMPLPTNTDLFEGSTNRLMQDELSYSKSTMTAEHNRLCTSLTAEQKQVYDTILSFVAANSGGVYFLYGYGDTGKTFVWKTLSATLRFKRKIVLNVASSGIASLLLNGGRTAHSRFAIPININEDSICHILPDSWLAELVKETSLIIWDEAPIIHRHSFESLDRTFRDILKTDKPFGGKVIVFGGDLWQILPIVPGGSRSEIVNASLKSSYIWDFSTILRLTFNMRLQQGSNTRQQQEIKEFAEWLLKVGDGKLSEPNDGEVEIEIPDDLLIKSTHDPLSDIIECIYPEYVARLYEPKYFEDRAILAPTHETVNLINDTMLATLTGEEREYLSSDSISQSDLNPNMSPDLYSLDFLNKIKMSGLPNHKLTLKVGTPVMLLRNIDQQQGLCNGTRLQVKRLCEHVIEAEVILGSHVGHITYLPCMKMTSSNKKMPFQFQRRQFPLSICFAMTINKSQGQSLENVGLYLPKPVFTHGQLYVAMSRVKSRKGLKILICDEDGRPTNRTINVVYKEVLQNL, from the coding sequence ATGATACTTGATGTCGATCAACTTCAAAACTTAGCTTTGAAACAGATAGAAATGATACTACAAGCCAACGGGATGTCATTGAAAAACTTTGGAAGCATGCCTTTACCCACAAACACTGATCTTTTTGAAGGATCTACAAACCGCCTCATGCAAGACGAACTTTCTTACAGTAAGTCCACAATGACGGCTGAGCACAACAGGTTGTGTACTTCTCTAACGGCCGAACAGAAGCAGGTTTACGATACCATTCTATCTTTCGTTGCGGCAAACAGTGGGGGTGTATACTTTTTATACGGATACGGCGACACCGGTAAAACCTTTGTTTGGAAAACTCTGTCTGCTACTTTaagattcaaaagaaaaatcgTTCTCAACGTAGCTTCAAGTGGCATTGCTTCACTGTTGCTAAATGGTGGAAGAACGGCTCATTCGAGATTTGCCATTCCAATAAACATCAACGAAGATTCCATTTGTCACATATTGCCAGATAGTTGGTTGGCTGAGTTAGTGAAAGAAACAAGCTTAATTATATGGGATGAAGCTCCCATCATTCATAGACACTCTTTCGAGTCTCTTGATAGAACATTTAGAGACATACTGAAAACCGACAAGCCATTTGGTGGAAAAGTTATTGTTTTTGGTGGTGATTTATGGCAGATTCTTCCTATTGTACCCGGTGGTTCCAGAAGTGAAATTGTCAACGCTTCACTCAAATCTTCGTATATTTGGGACTTTAGTACAATTCTCAGACTTACATTTAATATGAGACTACAACAAGGCTCAAATACAAGACAACAACAAGAAATAAAAGAATTTGCTGAATGGCTTCTAAAAGTTGGCGATGGAAAGCTTTCTGAACCAAACGACGGGGAGGTAGAAATAGAAATCCCAGACGACCTCCTAATCAAATCTACCCATGATCCGTTGAGTGACATAATTGAATGCATATATCCTGAGTATGTTGCTAGGTTGTATGAACCAAAATACTTTGAAGACAGGGCGATCCTTGCACCAACACACGAAACGGTCAATCTGATTAATGACACGATGTTGGCAACACTTACGGGTGAAGAGAGGGAATACCTTAGTTCGGATTCAATCTCTCAGTCAGATTTAAACCCAAACATGAGTCCAGATTTATACTCTCTAGACtttctaaataaaataaagatgtCAGGCCTTCCAAATCATAAACTGACTCTCAAAGTGGGTACCCCTGTCATGTTGCTCAGGAATATTGATCAGCAACAAGGTCTTTGTAACGGTACGCGATTACAAGTTAAAAGACTTTGTGAACATGTTATCGAGGCAGAAGTTATTTTAGGCAGTCATGTCGGGCACATAACATATTTACCATGTAtgaaaatgacaagttcaaatAAGAAAATGCCTTTCCAATTTCAACGAAGACAGTTCCCTCTTTCCATTTGTTTCGCAATGACTATTAACAAAAGCCAGGGGCAGTCGTTGGAAAACGTGGGCCTTTATTTACCTAAGCCAGTTTTCACTCATGGCCAACTATACGTTGCAATGTCGAGGGTTAAAAGCAGGAAAGGATTGAAAATCCTTATTTGTGACGAAGATGGACGCCCAACCAATCGTACAATCAACGTCGTTTACAAAGAAGTTCTTCAAAACCTGTGA